In Amblyraja radiata isolate CabotCenter1 chromosome 28, sAmbRad1.1.pri, whole genome shotgun sequence, one DNA window encodes the following:
- the tmem120a gene encoding ion channel TACAN produces MAFQECWEEWEHLDKDYQILQETHKLYKQQLEEVIKLQNTCLTSIERQKKKYKELANNLQRCEPLDSEEHSRETEFMKELMKERQNIFFEMEAFLPKRNGLYLTLVLGNVNVTLLSKQAKFAYKDEYEKFKLFLTIILLLISFSCRFLLNSRVADSVFNFLLVWYYCTLTIRESILINNGSRIKGWWVIHHYISAFLSGVMLTWPDSKMYQLFRNQFLSFSMYQSFVQFLQYYYQSGCLYRLRALGERHNMDLTVEGFQSWMWRGLTFLLPFLFFGHFWQLFNAITLFKLSDHPECKEWQVSMCGITFLILFLGNFLTTVRVIYQKQKQRENKNKEL; encoded by the exons GAAACACACAAGCTTTACAAGCAGCAGTTAGAAGAGGTCATCAAACTTCAGAATACCTGCCTCACTTCCATTGAACGCCAGAAGAAGAAATACAAGGAACTCGCCAACAATCTTCAACG ATGTGAGCCGTTGGACAGTGAAGAGCATTCGAGAGAGACTGAGTTCATGAAGGAATTGATGAAGGAAAGACAAAACATCTTCTTTGAAATGGAAGCTTTCCTCCCAAAGAGAAATGG GTTGTACTTGACTCTGGTATTGGGAAACGTCAATGTCACCCTGCTCAGCAAGCAGGCCAA GTTTGCCTACAAGGATGAGTATGAAAAATTCAAGCTCTTTCTCACCATCATCCTTCTGCTCATCTCCTTCAGCTGCAGGTTCCTGCTCAATTCCAG GGTGGCAGATTCAGTGTTCAACTTCCTGTTGGTGTGGTACTACTGTACATTGACAATCAGGGAGAGCATCCTCATTAACAATGGATCGAG GATTAAAGGCTGGTGGGTGATTCACCATTACATTTCGGCTTTCCTCTCGGGGGTCATGTTAACCTG GCCCGACTCGAAGATGTACCAGCTCTTTCGAAACCAGTTTCTCtcattttccatgtaccaga GTTTTGTCCAGTTTCTGCAGTATTATTATCAGAGTGGCTGCTTGTACAGACTTCGAGCGCTGGGAGAAAGACACAACATGGACCTTACTGTGG AAGGTTTCCAgtcatggatgtggagaggcctCACCTTTCTCCTCCCATTCCTGTTCTTTGGCCAC TTCTGGCAGTTATTTAACGCGATCACCTTGTTCAAGCTATCAGACCACCCGGAATGTAAAGAATGGCAG GTTTCCATGTGTGGCATTACATTTCTCATTCTCTTCCTTGGAAATTTCCTTACAACCGTTCGTGTCATCTACCAAAAGCAGAAGCAGAGGGAGAATAAAAACAAAGAGTTGTGA